A genomic region of Streptomyces sp. NBC_00247 contains the following coding sequences:
- a CDS encoding ATP-binding protein, producing the protein MEPLRFSFSVTGTPYAVTDSRHRVVAGVRDWRLDGADEVLENVALVTSELLTNAVRHAGHGPISVAAELNDGRVRIEVCDSSPVLPKAGLPGADDETGRGLPIVAALAARHDVEATASGKRCWAEIAVPAPPACPDAAVHALLPRR; encoded by the coding sequence GTGGAACCGCTTCGCTTCAGCTTTTCCGTAACCGGCACGCCGTACGCCGTCACCGACTCCCGACACCGGGTCGTCGCGGGGGTTCGTGACTGGCGGCTGGATGGCGCCGACGAGGTGCTGGAGAACGTGGCGCTGGTGACCAGCGAGCTGCTGACCAACGCCGTACGTCATGCCGGACACGGCCCCATTTCGGTGGCCGCGGAGCTGAACGACGGCCGGGTGCGCATCGAGGTCTGCGACTCCAGTCCCGTACTTCCGAAGGCCGGCCTGCCCGGTGCGGATGACGAGACCGGACGCGGCCTGCCCATCGTGGCGGCGCTGGCCGCCCGTCACGACGTCGAGGCGACCGCTTCCGGGAAGCGGTGCTGGGCCGAGATCGCGGTGCCCGCGCCGCCCGCATGTCCCGACGCGGCCGTACACGCCCTGCTTCCAAGGAGATGA